A genome region from Rhipicephalus microplus isolate Deutch F79 unplaced genomic scaffold, USDA_Rmic scaffold_15, whole genome shotgun sequence includes the following:
- the LOC142784670 gene encoding uncharacterized protein LOC142784670 has protein sequence MLCQQSFRSERCLSTGSHQKKGFYHKGRLRPQKKVVLCTVNPMHLVVAHPSVALSCRDMAKYHEALETLRLTLETIQGMQMGSTSQWKPSQAGLMVATTVVLRLQNILLKLDGYKFLLTGRLLQDCLENLFSVVRQRKPVPNAYDMKCALKLVCVSQFLHTPANSSYENDDSEYLVDMISQGKRECRGDDEEEIDDGEILFIEALTLKECSILHHIGGFLVKRILKKTDCKQCRAAMQGSANHEHAYLTALKEYVQDGENLCYPSGEVMSSLISCEKHFKGITSWTDNLFTLKSPLKAVTEYLIKRTKCSVQACQQHKGSLEKMLISSYARVRLRIHLRQLETARTSGSGSKTCAAVNLQ, from the exons ATGCTCTGCCAACAATCTTTTCGTTCAGAG cgATGCCTAAGCACAGGAAGTCACCAAAAGAAAGGTTTTTACCACAAGGGACGCCTGCGGCCGCAGAAGAAAGTTGTTCTCTGCACAGTCAACCCCATGCACTTAGTTGTCGCACATCCGTCTGTCGCACTTAGTTGTCGAGACATGGCAAAGTACCACGAGGCCCTGGAAACGTTGCGCTTGACATTGGAGACAATACAAGGCATGCAGATGGGAAGTACATCCCAGTGGAAGCCCTCACAGGCTGGTCTCATGGTTGCAACGACAGTGGTCCTTCGTTTGCAAAATATTTTACTGAAATTGGATGGCTACAAGTTCTTGCTCACTGGGAGACTACTTCAGGACTGCCTGGAGAATCTTTTTTCTGTCGTGCGCCAAAGGAAACCCGTCCCTAACGCGTACGACATGAAATGCGCTTTAAAGCTTGTGTGCGTCAGCCAGTTTTTGCACACGCCAGCGAACTCTAGTTATGAGAATGACGACTCTGAGTACCTGGTTGACATGATTTCCCAAGGGAAAAGAGAGTGTCGAGGAGATGATGAAGAGGAAATTGATGATGGGGAAATTCTTTTCATTGAAGCGTTGACTTTAAAAGAGTGCAGCATTTTACACCATATAGGTGGATTCCTTGTGAAAAGAATATTGAAGAAAACGGACTGCAAGCAGTGCAGGGCTGCAATGCAAGGCTCGGCGAACCATGAACACGCATATTTAACTGCACTAAAGGAGTATGTTCAGGATGGTGAGAACTTGTGTTATCCGAGCGGTGAGGTTATGAGCTCGCTCATATCTTGTGAAAAACACTTTAAAGGGATCACATCCTGGACAGACAACCTGTTCACCCTGAAGTCCCCTCTCAAAGCTGTAACTGAATATTTAATCAAGAGGACCAAGTGCAGTGTGCAGGCATGCCAGCAACACAAGGGTTCTCTGGAAAAAATGTTGATATCCAGTTATGCACGAGTAAGGCTTCGCATTCACCTGCGCCAGCTCGAAACAGCGAGAACCAGTGGGAGTGGAAGCAAGACATGCGCTGCGGTTAACTTGCAGTGA